The window CTGCGGGCCTGCGCGTTGCGCCTCGCCGCGGACCCGGCGGCCTACACGGTGTTCCCGGAGTACGACATGGCCCGCCAGTACCGCACCCTGCGCCTGGTGGCCGAGCACACGGACGTGCCCGTGCCCAGGACGCTCTGGCTCGAGGACGATCCGGGCCCGCTCGGAGCACCGTTCTTCGTCATGGCGCGGGCCGAGGGACGCGTGCCGCCGGACGTCATGCCGTACACGTACGAGGGCAGTTGGCTGTACACGGCGACCGACGCCGAGCGCGAGCGGCTGGAGGCCGCGACCATCGGGCTGCTGGCCCGCCTGCACGACCAAGTGCCCGTCGGCGAGGCCCGGTTCCTCACCCTGCCCGGCGAGGGCGACGCACTGCGCCGGCACGTGACCGCCCAACGCGCCTACTACGCGTGGGTGATCGACGGCCTGGCCCGCTCACCCCTCATCGAGGCCGCCTTCGACCGGCTGGAGCAGCTGTGGCCCCGCGACCCCGGTGACCCCGTGCTGAACTGGGGCGACGCGCGCATCGGCAACATCGTCTACGACGGTTTCGACCCCGTCGCCGTACTGGACTGGGAGATGGCGGCGCTCGCCCCGCGCGAGGTGGACCTCGGCTGGACGATCTACCTGCACCGCTTCTTCCACGATCTGACGACCGGCTCCGGGCAACGGGGGCTGCCCGGCCTCCTGCGCCGCGACCGCGTCGAGGCCCGCTACGCCCGGCTGACCGGCCACACCCCCCGGGACATGGACTTCTACACCCTCTACGCCGCACTGCGGCACGCGATCGTCATGCTGCGCATCGCCTACCGGCAGGCGTACTTCGGGGAGGTCGACGTCCCGGCGGACCCGGACGCACTGATCCTGCACCACGACAGTCTGCGCGCCATGGTGCAGGGCAGTTACCGGTACTGAGCCGGGCCTCCGGCAGGAGCCTCAGGCAGCCTGGCGGCGCATCTCCGCCACCCGCATCGGGCGCGAGCCGGGACCGCCGACGTGCGAGAAGGGCTGCGTCCGCCAGTCCAGGCCCTGGGGGAGCGTCAGCAGCAGGGCGGTGTCCTGCTCCTGCGGCGTGAAGTCCTCGTCCGCGGGGCGTGCCTCGGCCGCCGCACGGCCCGTGCCCGCGCAGACCGTGAGCCCGAACGGGTTCCACGGCGAGGCGCACAGCGCGTGCTCCGGCAGGGCCTCCTCGTCCGCCAGCAGCGCGATCGGCTGCGCGCAGTCCGGGCAGATCACCCGGTACATCTCGAAGGTGTCGTACGTGTCGAGTTCCTCGTCGAGGGCGTCGGGTTCGACGCCCTCCGGCTCGGGCTCGACGACCGGCTGCTGCCGCTTGGGCGTGGAGCGACCAGGGCGGTTGACACTCTGCATGGGATTCTCCCCCTAAGGCTGGGCCGTGAAGGCACTGCGGCCTCGACCACACCAAGCACTTCCCGTCAGCCCTCGGCGGTAATCACGAGAACATCACAGAGCCGGTTCCAGCCATGTGGTGTTCGTCACATGCCGTGCGCGGGTGCCCGGAGGGGGGACCGGCGCGGTGCTTTTTGTATCGAACCGGCCATGACCTGCGCTCTCGGCTATCCGAGGAGATCAAGCGCACGGTAGGTTTTGGCGCCATGGAGGAGCTGGACCGTCAGATCGTGCAGCTGCTCGTCAAGGACGGGCGGATGAGCTACACAGACCTGGGCAAGGCCACGGGCCTGTCCACGTCGGCCGTGCACCAGCGCGTGCGCCGGCTCGAACAGCGTGGAGTCATCCGCGGCTATGCCGCGGTGGTCGACCCGGAGGCCGTGGGGCTGCCGCTCACCGCGTTCATCTCGGTGAAACCCTTCGACCCCAGCGCCCCCGACGACATCGCGGAACGCCTGGCCGGCGTCCCCGAGATCGAGGCCTGCCACAGCGTCGCCGGCGACGAGAACTACATCCTCAAGGTGCGCGTGGCCACCCCGCACGAGCTGGAGGAGATGCTGGCCCGGCTGCGCTCCCTGGCCGGGGTCTCCACCCGAACGACGGTGGTCCTGTCGACGCCGTACGAGGCCAGGCCGCCGAAGATCTGAACCCGGGACGCCGCGTAACCCGGCGTCCCGCCCCTCCCGGCGCGCCGCCCCGGTGCCCGCGGCGCCCCGCGCACGCGAGAGACTGTCGGACATGAGTGAGCAGTCCGCCGAGCCCAAGACCGTCCTGCTGCGCCGCGGGGAGGTGCACAGCCCCGCCGACCCCTTCGCGACCGCGATGGTGGTGGAGCGCGGCCAGGTCTCCTGGGTCGGTTCCGAGGGCGCCGCCGACGCCTTCGCCGACGGGGTGGACGAGGTGGTCGACCTCGACGGCGCCCTGGTGACGCCGGCCTTCACCGACGCCCATGTGCACACCACCGCCACGGGCCTGGCGCTGACCGGCCTCGACCTGTCCACGGCCCCGTCCCTGGACGCGGCCCTCGCCCTGGTCCGGGAGTTCGCCGCCGCCCGCCCCGGCGACCGGGTGCTGCTGGGCCACGGCTGGGACGCCGCCCGCTGGCCCGGCGGCCGGCCGCCGACGCGTGCGGAGCTCGACGAGGCCACCGGTGGCCGCCCGCTGTACCTCTCCCGCATCGACGTGCACTCGGCGGTCGTCACCACCGCCCTGCTGGCCTTGGTGTCCGGCGACGTCCCGCGCGAGGACGCCCCGCTCACCGCGGACGCCCACCACACCGTGCGCGAGGCCGCCCTCGCCGCCATCACCCCCGCCCAGCGCGCCGAGGCCCAGCGCACCGCCCTGGCCCACGCGGCCTCCCTCGGCATCGGCTCGGTGCACGAGTGCGGCGGCCCGCAGATCTCCTCCGCGGACGACTTCACCGCCCTGCTGCGGCTCGCCGGCGAGATCCCCGGGCCCCGCGTCGTCGGCTACTGGGCCGAGCAGGGCGACGAGGGCGTGACCCGGGCGCGCGAGCTCGGAGCCACGGGTGCGGCCGGGGACCTCTTCGCCGACGGCGCCCTCGGCTCGCACACCGCCTGCCTGCACGAGCCGTACGCCGACGCCGGCCACAGCGGCACCGCCTACCTGGACGCCGACGCCGTCGCCGCCCATGTCGTCGCCTGCACCGAGGCGGGTCTCCAGGCCGGCTTCCACGCCATCGGCGACGCCGCCGTCACCGCAGTCGTCGAGGGCCTGCGCGCCGCCGCCGACAAGGTCGGCCTCGCCCGCGTCCGGGCCGCCCGCCACCGCGTCGAGCACGCCGAGATGCTCACGCCAGGGACCGTCGCCGCCTTCGCCGAGCTGGGTCTGATCGCCTCCGTCCAGCCCGCCTTCGACGCCCTGTGGGGCGGCGAGGACGGCATGTACGCCCGGCGCCTCGGCGCCGAGCGGGCCCGCACCCTCAACCCCTACGCGGCCCTGCTGCGGGCCGGTGTGCCCCTCGCCTTCGGCTCCGACAGCCCTGTCACCCCGCTCGACCCGTGGGGCACGGTCCGTGCCGCGGCCTTCCACCACACGCCCGAGCACCGCATCTCCGTCCGCGCCGCCTTCACCGCGCACACGCGCGGCGGCTGGCGGGCCGTGGGACGGGACGACGCGGGGGTCCTGGTACCCGGTGCGCCCGCCGACTACGCCGTCTGGCGCACCGGCGAACTGGTCGTGCAGGCACCCGACGACCGGGTCGCCCGCTGGTCGACGGACCCCCGCTCCGGCACCCCCGGCCTGCCCGACCTCACCCCGGGCCGTGAGCTGCCGGTCTGCCTGCGGACCGTGGTGGGCGGGCGGACGGTGTTCGTACGGCCGGGCGAGTGATCTACCGGGGTGGCGCGGCGGCGGCCGATCCCGGCCGCCGCGTCGCCCGACCTGCGCATCCTCCGCCCGCACTGCGGGGAAGCCGCTGTCCGCGCAGGTCAGGGGAGTGTTGACAGTCGGCGGCCGGGGGCCGGTAGGTTCGGCCGAGTCCACCACCGGACGCCCGACCGGGGAGTGTTCACGCAACTCGTCGCAGCGCCGCTGGGTCAGGGACGGTGTGCCGCACCGGGCACCGCCACTGGGAGCCAGGCTCAGCGCCCGCGCCGACGGGGGAACGTTCCAGCCGGTCGGCCAGGTGTGACCCGGGTGGGGCCCGGGCGCTCAGTAGACAACGGCTTTCGGTCGATCCGCAGCCAGCGGGTCCCAGGTCGGCCCGAAGGGCGCCGGGCCCCCACCGTCGCGGTACGCGCGTGCCGTAACCGGCCTTCTTACCCCGCTTTTGTGCAATCGACACCGCCGGGGGACCGCGTCGGCGCGTCATGCCAGGCCGCGGCCACTATGGTGGATCCCTGCGTACGACATTGAAGGGGCAGCAGTGAACGACGGCGACGGGACCCTCGCGGCCAAGGCCCAGGGGCGACAGTTCGGTCCGCTCGGCCTGGCCTTGGTGATCATTCCGACCTACAACGAGGCGGAGAACATCAAGACCATCGTCGGCCGGGTGCGCAAGGCCGTCCCCGAGGCGCACGTACTCATCGCGGACGACAACAGCCCCGACGGCACGGGCAAGCTCGCCGACGAACTCGCCGCCGACGACGCCCACGTGCAGGTGCTGCACCGCAAGGGCAAGGAAGGCCTGGGCGCCGCCTACCTCGCGGGCTTCCGCTGGGGCATGGAGCACGGCTACGGCGTGCTGGTGGAGATGGACGCCGACGGCTCCCACCAGCCCGAGGAACTGCCCCGCCTGCTCACCGCCCTCAAGGGTGCCGACCTCGTCCTCGGCTCGCGCTGGGTGCCCGGCGGCCGGGTGGTGAACTGGCCCAAGTCGCGCGAGTTCATCTCCCGCGGCGGCAGCCTCTACTCCCGCCTCGCCCTGGACCTGCCGCTGCGCGACATCACCGGCGGCTACCGCGCCTTCCGCCGAGAGACCCTGGAGGGCCTGGGCCTCGGCGAGGTCGCCTCACAGGGCTACTGCTTCCAGGTCGACCTGGCGCGGCGCGCGGTCAAGGCCGGCTACCACGTCGTCGAGGTGCCGATCACCTTCGTCGAGCGCGAGCTGGGCGACTCCAAGATGAGCAAGAACATCGTCGTCGAGGCGCTGTGGCGGGTCACCGCCTGGGGCGTGGGCGACCGCGTCGACAAGATCACCGGCAAGGGCAAGCAGGCCTAGTCCGCACCGCTTCGTTTTCCCCGGTCAGCCCCTTATCCCGCGCTGAGCCGCCGCCAGGCACACTGGGAGCATGACGACTGGCGCTCCCACCTCTCCGTACACCGCCCGCCCCCGGCGCTCCGGGCTGCGCAGGTACCTGCCGCTCGGTGTGGCCGCCTGGCTGGTGCTGGAGATCTGGCTGCTGACCCTGGTCGCGGGCGCGGCCGGGGGGCCCACCGTGTTCCTGCTCCTCGTGGCCGGCGTCGTGGCCGGCTCCGTGGTGATCAAGCGGGCGGGACGCCGCGCCTTCCAGAGCCTCAACGAGGCCCTTCAGCGAGGCGGATCACCCGAGCGCGGCGGTGGCAACGGCCTCATGATGCTCGGCGGCCTGCTGCTGATCATCCCGGGCCTGATCTCCGACGCTGCCGGGCTGCTGCTGCTGGTCCCGCCGGTGCAGAAGGCCGTGAGCCGCTACGCCGAGAGTGCCGTGGAGAAGAGGCTCCGCAAGGCCACACCCGGCAGCCTGGGCGACGCCTTCCAGCAGGCCCGCATGCACCGCCCCGACGGCAAGGTGGTGCAGGGCGAGGTCATCCGCGAGGACCGTCCGGAGGCGGGGGAGCAGCGGCCGCCGCTGACGCGCTGAGCCGGGCGGGCGGCGCGCCGGACCGCCCCTCGCGAGAGATCATGACGAAAAACCGCGGGCGCCGTACGTGATGTACGGCGCCCACGGTTCTGTCGTCTGCGTGTTACGCGGACTTGCGGCTGTCCCGAGGGTGAACCGCGATGTTCATCGCCCCCGAGCGCAGAACCGCCAGGCGCTCCTCGAGGACCTCTTCGAGCTCCTCACGGGTGCGCCGCTCCATCAGCATGTCCCAATGGGTACGCGCGGGCTTGGCCTTCTTCTCTTCAGGGCCGTCGCCGTCAACGAGGAGTGCTGGGGCCCCGCAGACCTTGCACTCCCACTCCGGCGGGATCTCCGCCTCGACCGAGAAGGGCATCTCGAAGCGGTGCCCCTTCTCGCATGCGTACTCCACGGCCTGGCGCGGAGCCAGGTCGATACCGCGGTCCGTCTCGTAGCTGGTCACTACGAGGCGCGTACCGCGAAGAGCTCGCTCACTCATGAATCGTGCCTCCCGGGCTTGTCGCCCACAGGACAGGTGTCGCTGTCGTCGTCATCCGGTCAACGTCCGGTCGGCGGTAAAGATTCCCGTTCCGTGTCCCGTTCCGGGTCACGCGTCGCCGTCGTAGCCGCCCCTTGTTCTACCCACAGGCGCCCGGTTTGTCACATCTGCTAGCAGATGTCACCCAGCGTTTCGGCATCTTTGACGCGCAGTAACGGTACGCCTGGCAGGCCAAACGCGTACACTACCGCCCTTTGGGTTTGAACGCTAAATCGAAGCTAGATCTTCTCCGGAACCGGGTTCCCCGCCGCGCCGATCGCACGCCGCACCGGGACCCGGGCGAGCAGGACGAACCCGATGACGAAGAAGGCCACGAGCGACACGATCGCCGAACGGTAGCTTCCGGTCAGCTGGTAGGTCAGGCCGAACAGCAGCGGCCCGAGCCAGCTCATCCCGCGGTCGCTCAGTTCGTACGCCGCGAAGTACTCGGCCTCCTTGCCCGGCGGCACCAGGTGGGAGAAGAGCGACCGGGACAGCGCCTGGCTGCCGCCGAGGACCAGTCCGATCCCGGAGGCCAGCACGAAGAACCACACCGGGGCCTTCGCGGGCAGGAAGTAGCCGGCGGCCAGGGTCGCCGTCCAGGCCACCAGCGAGCCGAGGATCGTCCGCCGGGCACCGTACGTCCGGGCCAGCCGTCCCATCGCCAGCGCCCCGGCCACGGCGAGGACCTGGACCAGGAGCACGGCCCCGATCAGCGTCGACTGCCCGAGGCCCAGCTCCTCGGAGCCGTAGACCGAGGCCTGGGTGATCACCGTCTGGATGCCGTCGTTGTAGACCAGATAGGCCAGCAGGAACGACAGCGTCAGCGGATGGCCGCGCATGTCGCGGACGGTGCCCAAGAGCTGCCGCAGCCCGGGGGCCGTCGCCCGCTCCGCGCGCGCGTGCCGGTCCCGGAGCCGGCGCAGCGGTACGAGGGTGAAGGCGCCCCACCACAGGCCTGCCGAGGCCAGGCAGACGCGGACCGCGGCCGTCTCGGACAGGCCGAAGGAGTCGTGCGCCGTGTACAGCACCAGGTTGGCGACGAGGACCAGGGACCCCGCCGCGTACCCGAAGGCCCAGCCGCGCGAGGAGACGGCGTCGCGTTCGTCGGGCGGGGCGATCTGCGGCAGGTAGGAGTTGTAGAGCATCATCGCGACGGACTGCGCCGCGTTGGCCACGACGAGCAGCACCCCGCCCAGCAGGTACCGGTCGCCGTCGAGGAAGAACATGCCGGTGGTCGCCGCCGCACCGGTGTAGGCCGCCGCCGCGAGCAGCGGCTTCTTACGGCCCGTGCGGTCGGCGGCACCGCCCACGAGCGGCATCACCACGACGGCCGCGATCACCGACAGGGACACCGAGTAGGCGAAGAAGGAGCCGGCTCGAACCGGGACGCCCAGCGGATGCACATAGCCGTCGGCGTCCGCGGCATGCTCGGCGACCGCGGTGAGGTACGGGCCGAGGAACACGGTGAGGACGCTCGTGGAGTAGACCGAGCACGCCCAGTCGTAGAAGTACCAGCCGCGCTGTTCGCGCTTCCGGCCGGCGGTCTCGTCCGCCGTGTGTGTGCGCACGGTCTCGGTGCCCACCCGTGCCCTCGCTTCCCCGCCGAAGTGCCGTGCGAAGGCGCGGCCCCGGCCGGTCCGGTCGCTCAGACCCAGACGCCGCGGTCCTCCATGACCTTGCGCAACGTGTCGATGTGATCGGTCATGATGCCATCAACGCCCAGCTCCAGGAGCCGGTGCATCCGCGCGGGTTCGTTGACCGTCCACACGTGCACCTGCAGCCCGCGCGCGTGGGCGGCGCGGACGAAGCGCTGGTCGACCACCGGGACTCCCGACTGGGCCTCGGGCACCTGTGCCGCGACGGCGGACCGGCGCACCGCGGCGGGCAGCCCCCAGGACCGCAGCCGCAGGCTGAGCACCCCCCGGGTGCCGAACGAGGTGGCCAGGCGCGGTCCGGCCAGCCGCTGGGCCCGCAGCACGCGTGCCTCGGAGAAGGAGCCCACGCAGACCCGGTCCCAGGCGTCGGTGCGCTCGATCAGGTCCAGCAGGGGCCGCAGGGCCGGCTCCGCCTTGATGTCGACGTTCCAGCGGACCTCGGGGAAGGTCTCCAGCAGTTCCTCGAACAGCGGCACCGGCTCCCGGCCGCCCACGCGCGCCTGCCGTACGTCGTCCCACCGCAGGTCCGCGATCCGGCCCGCGCCGTCGGTGACCCGGTCCAGGGTCGTGTCGTGGAAGGCGACGAGACGGCCGTCGGCCGTGGCGTGGACGTCGGTCTCCATGTACCGGTAGCCCGTCTCGAACGCGCGCCGGAACTGCGCCACGGTGTTCTCCAGCCCGTCGGCGGCCCCGCCGCGGTGGGCGAAGGCGATGGGCCCCGGATGGTCCAGGTAGGGGTGGCGTATGGGCGGTGTCGTGAGGGTCACCCCCGCAGTATCGCTCCCTCCGGTGTCGCGGCGGCAACGACCGTGCCGCGGTCCGGTGCCGGGGGGACGGCGAACATCCGCAGGAAGAACTGGGCCAGCGGACCGATGGAGACGGCGTACAGCACCGTGCCGATGCCGATGGTGCCGCCCAGCAGGAACCCGGTGACCACGACCGCGATCTCGACCCCCGTCCGCATCAGCCGGATCGAGCGGCCGGTACGCCGGTGCAGTCCCGTCATCAGCCCGTCGCGCGGGCCCGGCCCGAAGTCCGCCGCGATGTACAGACCGGTCGCCACGCCGTTCAGCACGATGCCCGCGAGCAGGAGCGGCACGCGTACGGCGAGCGTGCGTGCGTCCGGGAGGAGCGCGAGCGTGCCGTCCATGGCGAGGCCGACGACGAAGACGTTCGAGACCGTTCCGAGTCCGGGGCGCTGGCGCAGCGGGATCCACAGGAGCAGCACCGCCGCCCCCACCACGATCGACACCACGCCGATGGTCAGCCCGGTGAGCTCCGCGAGCCCCTGGTGCAGCACGTTCCAGGGCTCCAGGCCGAGCCCCGCCCGCACGAGCAGCGCGGAACTCGCGCCGTACAGCGCGAGTCCGGCGTAGAGCTGGATCGAACGGCGTCCGAGACGGCCGTGTCTCGACATGACGGACACGACATACCCCCCTGGGTGGTGGCGGTGGCCTGACGCATGACACTCTGTGGCGTGGGATGACTCGGCATCCATGGCCAATTCGGGGAAGGTGGACTGATCGTCATGGCGCAGTGGACCTCTGCGATGGGGGCCGCCCAGCTGGCACGGCTCCTCAACTCCCAGCAGGAGCGGCCCGCCGGCCCCGGCACCCGGCGCCCGCCCGCCTACCGTGCCCTGGCCGACGGCATCCGGCTGCTGGTGCTCGAAGGCCGCGTTCCGGTGGCCGCCCGCCTCCCCGCCGAGCGGGAACTCGCCCTCGCCCTCTCCGTGAGCCGGACCACCGTGGCGGCCGCCTACGAGGCGCTGCGCGCCGAGGGCTTCCTGGAGTCCCGGCGCGGAGCCGGGAGCTGGACCGCGGTGCCTGCGGGCAACCCGCTGCCCGCGCGGGGCCTGGAACCGCTGCCCCCCGAGGCCCTGGGCTCGGTGATCGACCTGGGCTGCGCCTCGCTCCCGGCGCCCGAACCGTGGCTCACCCGCGCGGTCCAGGGCGCCCTGGAGGAGCTGCCGCCGTACGCGCACACGCACGGCGACTATCCGGCCGGGCTGCCCGCCCTGCGCGCGATGATCGCCGAGCGCTACACGTCGCGCGGGATCCCCACGATGCCGGAACAGATCATGGTGACGACCGGTGCGATGGGCGCCATCGACGCGATCTGCCACCTCTTCGCCGGCCGCGGCGAGCGGATCGCCGTGGAGTCCCCGTCCTACGCCAACATCCTCCAGCTGATGCGGGAGGCGGGCGCCCGGCTCGTACCCGTCGCCATGGCCGAGGGGCTGACCGGCTGGGACCTGGACCGCTGGCGCCAGGTGCTGCGCGAGGCAGCGCCGCGCCTCGCCTACGTCGTCGCCGACTTCCACAACCCCACCGGCGCGCTCGCCGACGAGGACCAGCGGCGCCGGCTCGTGGACGCGGCCCGCTCGGCCGGCACGGTGCTCGTCGCCGACGAGACGATGTCCGAACTCTGGCTCGACGAGGAGTACCGGGACGGCGGCATGCCCCGCCCCGTGTGCGGCTTCGACCCGGCCGGTTCCACGGTGATCACCGTCGGCTCGGCCAGCAAGGCGTTCTGGGCGGGCATGCGGATCGGCTGGGTGCGCGCCGCTCCGGACGTCATCCGCAGCCTGGTCGCGGCGCGCGCGTACGCCGACCTGGGCACGCCCGTTCTGGAGCAGCTCGCCGTGAACTGGCTGTTCAGCACCGGCGGCTGGGAGCAGGCCGTGGACCTGCGGCGCGAGCAGGCCCGTGAGAACCGGGACGCGCTGGTGACCGCCGTACGCCGGGAACTGCCCGGCTGGGAGTTCGAGGTCCCGCGGGGCGGCCTGACCCTCTGGGTGCGCGCCGGCGGCCTCTCCGGCTCCCGGCTGGCGGAGATGGGGGAGCGCGTCGGCGTCCGTGTCCCGTCCGGCCCGCGTTTCGGCGTCGACGGCGCCTTCGAGGGCTATGTCCGGCTCCCGTTCACGGTCGGGGGAGCGGTGGCCGACGAGGCTGCGGCCCGGCTCGCGGCCGCGGCCCGGCTCGTGGAGTCCGGGGCGACGGGGAGCTCGGAGGCACCGCGCACGTTCGTGGCGTAGCCGGCACGGGGGCGTGCTCGCGGCCTGCGCGCGCTGTGTCCGCCCGCGTCACCCGCAGCGCCGCGGTGTCGTGTCGCTTGCTGTCTCGTGTCCGTCCCGCAGCGCCTTCGCCGCTGCGGAACCGGGGTGTGCCGCCGCCGTGCCCTTGCATCGTCGGGACGCCGTGCCTTCGCGCTGCCGCGCCTCGGGGGGTGTCGTGGCGCCGGGTTTCCCGTCCCGCGCCGCCGGGATGCTGTGCCGCCGTGCTGCCGTGCGGTGTCGCGCCTCGGCGTCGTCGCGCCGCTGTGGTGCCGCGCCTCCTGCCTCGCGCCTTCAGCGCCGCTGGGGTTGCTGGGGTGTGCCGCCGCCGTGCCCTTGCATCGGCGGGGTGCCGCGCCTTCGCGTTGCCGCGCCTCGGGGGGTGTCGTGGCTCCGGGTTTCCCTGTCCCGCCCCGCCGGGATGCTGTGCCGCCGTGCTGCCGTGCGGTATCGCGCCTCGGCGTCGTCGCGCCGCCGTGGTGCCGCGCCTCCTGCCTCGCGCCTTCAGCGCCGCTGGGGTTGCTGGGGTGTCCCGCCTCCGCGCCTGCGCATCGCCGGGACGCCGTGCCTTCGTGCCGCCGCGCCCAAGGGGTGTCCTGCCGGCGCGCTGGCCCGGCGGCCACGCGCCGCCGGGGTGCCGCGGCCGGTGTCGGCCGCGGCACCCCGGCAGGTGTCCTACGAGGGTTCCGCGGCCAGTGCCTCCACGGGAGCCGGGGTGGGCTTCGTGAAGTCCGCCGGGGCCGGGGCCGACGTCGGCTGCTCGTCCGCCGTGGTCGTGCGCGGCGGCAGCAGCGCCAGCACCGCCTGCCGGTCCACGTCGCTCGTCGCCTCGTCGTACGGATCGGGCGTGCGCGGCACCTGGAGCCGGTGCACAGGACCCGACCCCAGCCGGGCGTACCCCCGCCCCGGCGGTACGTGGGCGAGGGCCGTCGTGTGCGGCGGCATCCCCAGGACCGCCTCCACCTGTCCCGGCGCCGCGGGCCCGAGCACGACACGCGCGCGCGTGTGCTGCCGTACCGCGTCGCTCAGCGCGTCCGCGCCGTCGATCTGCTCGGCCACGACCACGGTCACGTTCGCCGCGCGGCCGTGCCGCAGCGGCAGCTGGAGCAGTGCCTGCGGGTCCTTGCGGCCGTCCGTCGCGGCGAGGTGCGCGAAGACGCTCGGGCGGTCCAGCACGATCCACAGCGGTCGCCGGGTGTCCTCGGGCGGCGGGTCGCCCGCCTGCCGGGCCAGGTTGATGGCGATGAGCCGCCGCTCGGTCTCCTGGGCGGCCCACTCCAGGCTGGCCAGCGCCCCGGGGAGGGCGCACTCCACGGCCAGGACGCCGTCCCGGCCGGTCAGGCACGCGTACTCACCCGTGCCCCCGCCGTCGACGATCAGGACGTCGCCGTACTCCAGGGCCTGCAGGGCGATGGAGCGCAGCAGGGTGGAGGTGCCGCTGCCGGGGTGGCCCATGGCCAGCAGGTGCGGCTCGGTGGAGCGGATGCCGGTGCGCCAGACGACCGGGGGGACGTCGATCTCCTCCTCCGCGAAGGAGAGGGGGAGCGTGCGCTGGACCTCGCCCGGGTCGGTGAAGCCGAGGACGGTCTCGCCGGGCGCGGTGACGAAGCGCTGGGCGGTGATGTCGGTGGGCAGCGGGGCGAGGACGGTGACCGTGAGCTGGTTGCCCTCCTCGTCCCACGCGAAGCGGTACTCGCGGCCCCGCCCGGCCTTCGCGGTGAGCACCTGCTCGACCCGCGCGCGGGCCGCGGGCTCGCCGTCGGGGAAGTAGGCGGGGTAGCGGATCACGAGGTGGCCGATGCGTCCGCCGTCCTCGAACTCGTGCTCGGTGAGGGCCTTCTGCCAGTCCCCGCCGTGCAGGTAGAGCGGCGCGGGGTCCTCGGGGCCGGTGAAGTACGGCACCAGGGCCTCGTACAGCGCCTGGAGCCGTTCGGTCTGCGACTCGTCGGGCCCCTCGGGCTCCCGCGGGGTGCGGTCGCGGCCCTGCCAGGCCGCCGCCGCCATCACGGTGATGACGGCGAGCAGCGGCCCGTACGGCACCAGGGCCACGACCAGGAACACGGAGGCCGTCAGGAACAGCAGGGGGCCGCGTCGGTCCTTCGGGGTGTCCGCCCACCTGCGCCGACCGGCCGTGGCCAGCCGGCGCAGTCCGCGCGAGACGGTGATCAGCGGGTGGAGGACGTCGGTGGCGCTGTCGGCCGCCGTCCGGGCCAGCTCCCGGCTCCGGGCGATCTGCGTCCGGGCGATCTGCGCGCTGTCTTTGCTCAGAATGCGGGGGAGAGGGCGCCGGGCCACTGCTGTCTCCTGATCGTGCGTGCGGGCGTGACGGTCGGGGTCAGAACTTGAGGCCGCCGAGGA of the Streptomyces sp. 1222.5 genome contains:
- a CDS encoding PLP-dependent aminotransferase family protein, encoding MAQWTSAMGAAQLARLLNSQQERPAGPGTRRPPAYRALADGIRLLVLEGRVPVAARLPAERELALALSVSRTTVAAAYEALRAEGFLESRRGAGSWTAVPAGNPLPARGLEPLPPEALGSVIDLGCASLPAPEPWLTRAVQGALEELPPYAHTHGDYPAGLPALRAMIAERYTSRGIPTMPEQIMVTTGAMGAIDAICHLFAGRGERIAVESPSYANILQLMREAGARLVPVAMAEGLTGWDLDRWRQVLREAAPRLAYVVADFHNPTGALADEDQRRRLVDAARSAGTVLVADETMSELWLDEEYRDGGMPRPVCGFDPAGSTVITVGSASKAFWAGMRIGWVRAAPDVIRSLVAARAYADLGTPVLEQLAVNWLFSTGGWEQAVDLRREQARENRDALVTAVRRELPGWEFEVPRGGLTLWVRAGGLSGSRLAEMGERVGVRVPSGPRFGVDGAFEGYVRLPFTVGGAVADEAAARLAAAARLVESGATGSSEAPRTFVA
- a CDS encoding YitT family protein — its product is MSRHGRLGRRSIQLYAGLALYGASSALLVRAGLGLEPWNVLHQGLAELTGLTIGVVSIVVGAAVLLLWIPLRQRPGLGTVSNVFVVGLAMDGTLALLPDARTLAVRVPLLLAGIVLNGVATGLYIAADFGPGPRDGLMTGLHRRTGRSIRLMRTGVEIAVVVTGFLLGGTIGIGTVLYAVSIGPLAQFFLRMFAVPPAPDRGTVVAAATPEGAILRG